In Oryzias melastigma strain HK-1 linkage group LG14, ASM292280v2, whole genome shotgun sequence, the DNA window GTCTATAACATACAGTCCAGCTGTTCTTACTCCAGGATGAGACTCGGGGCGGAGGCCGCCCTGCTGCAGGCACAAACCCATGTACACATCATCAATGGGGAGAATGGTGATGTTGTGTGACATTTTGTAGATGATTCTCGCTGTATATCCAGACAGGAGGAAGCCTCCACCACCGCAGTAAGGAGGGTATTTCTCGGGCTCGTGAACCTGCACTGGAACGTAATATTTACTCCACTTTTCTCGAATTGGTCCCACATATTGAATGAGATGACCGGCAAAAAGGTGCTTTCTTCCTCCTTCCTTAAAGTTTTGGAGGTACACAACCATGTTGTTGGTGTTGGCAAAGACATCATCGTCTCCGTTCAGCAGGTAGTGGACATGAGGACAATTTCTCTCCATCCATTCCAGGAAGAGTATCTGCTTCAAGGTGAGGTTGAAGAAGGAGTCGTGGAAGTCCCACTGGAGAATGTCTTTGTGCTTGCGTTGTTCAAACTCCAATAGTCTGTTTAGTCTAATTTTCTCAAAACCAGAATCATGTGTTCCTGAGATGAAGATCCTCCGGATCCACACTCCGTTCTGAAGTCTCTCCTTGGCCCAGGTGTTTCGCAGCACCTCTCTGCGGTCGTAGTTTCCCGGTGAGCTCTTGATGACCAGGAGCAGGAAGACATCTGCAGAACCCTCGGGTCCCCCACATTTGTCTGGGAGGTCCAGCAGCATGGGGAAATGCCGGCAGTGGCGATAATACAGAAAGTCTTTAATGTGACCGGGTAAAGAGTCGAAGCCGGAGATGTTGGCAACAGAGGTGTTTCGTTGGCATTTTGGCCACGAATATTTATACTTGTGAAGTCTGGTGACTGGCTTCGTTTTAGTGTCAAACTCCCTCACATTAACTTGATGAAAAgttattttgctgtttgatGTGTTTTGGGAGAAGCCCACATAAACGACCACGACAAGAGCGGCAAGCACCGTTACCGTGGCGACTTTGTTCTGTGTCCCGTTGGTGTGAAGTCTGCGGTGACAAAAAGAAGTCACGTCAGCAGATTTAAGGTTATACCAAAATTCAACAGAACAACAAGGCAAGTTCAGTCATTGGTCTTGTATGAAAACAATGAATACATTGACAAAAGACAGTGTTTCTGTAACTGCAGCCAGACCCTACTTTCGCCAAATTAATCCTTGAAATACCAACAGGGTatgtcaaaaatgacagaaaaaacattacattcatCTTAGTCACCgagtaatttctttttattcaacttCATGACAAAATCACACCCAGCTATTACTTGTGTAGACTTTCCCCAACTTTAAATATGAATAGATCAATACAGACTGGAACTCACCACGATAGTGTCTTCGGTTTGCTTAATCCGTTCAGTTCTTATTATGCCATCAAATATTTTGTCTCTTTATCTCTACTGTTTGGTCTGTCATAAAAAACCCACATTTATGctctttcaacataaaaaactgaaagctaaagaaacatttcatttctttcttcttcccTTTAGGGTTATTACTTAGACTGAAACAGGAAAGTGCAATGATTTGTGTCACAAACAGTTCCTGTTTGACAATTCAactaacttttctttctttttttatctaatttatccatccatccatccattttcttgaccgctttgtccctttcggggtcgccggagcctatcccggctgctgatgggcgaaggcggggtacaccctggacaggtcgccagtctgtcgtggggcctcaatcacacacgcATCCacactcacagtcacacctgtctgtctgtctgtctgtctgtctgtctgtctgtctgtctgtctgtctgtctgtctgtctgtctgtctgtctgtctgtctatctatctatctatctatctatctttctttctttctttctttctttctttctttctttctttctttctttcaaaaattatagtttaatctgaaattattttgaACCTACCTGAACATTTTGAGAGAGCCCAGCAGTCGGTGTTGACTCTTCAAGCAAAAGGAAAGCTCTGAGGGCTGAGTCAAACGTAACACCTGAGTTCCCTCTGACGAAACATTTCTGTCCTTTGTTTTGCCTCTAAGGCAAGCAAAGGGGTGTGGGATTCTTTTCAAAGGGACTTCCTTCATGTAAGAACAAATTTTTTATTGGCAAATTATTGAGCAAAAATGTAggtgatttggaaaaaaatatatttttaaaagtctgttttagCGACAGAACAGTTTGAAACAGAAACTCTTGTTGTAATACCTGTTCAAATACCTTTCTTGGAGGatatgctgaacattttaactgATAAATACCTCAAAACTAGTTTAAAATCGACACATAAAGTTGAGTCTTTTtgttaagcaaaaacaaaaaaggatagTTAGTCtgggtattatttttttaatcttttcaaaatatataaaaagccACCTTACCTCGCTCACATCGTTGGTTTGAATCTTAAGCAATATAAGATAAAAGTGTTGTTAAATTGCTAACTTTGAAGAATTTTATCAATGAGATAATCCATTATATTGAGAAGGTTTCTCCTAAAGTCTCAACCATGCACAGTTCATAACTACCAAGTGTggattttaagttaaaattgaCCAAAGggatgtttattttacttatccgatctttttgtttaatttctcaGACTTTTAGCACACCACCTTTATGTTTTGGGGGGCTATAGTATCGTGTTGAGTGTTAATAATAGTTCTTTTTTCACACGCCAGCCTTAACCACACAT includes these proteins:
- the LOC112142676 gene encoding N-acetyllactosaminide beta-1,3-N-acetylglucosaminyltransferase 3 yields the protein MKEVPLKRIPHPFACLRGKTKDRNVSSEGTQVLRLTQPSELSFCLKSQHRLLGSLKMFRLHTNGTQNKVATVTVLAALVVVVYVGFSQNTSNSKITFHQVNVREFDTKTKPVTRLHKYKYSWPKCQRNTSVANISGFDSLPGHIKDFLYYRHCRHFPMLLDLPDKCGGPEGSADVFLLLVIKSSPGNYDRREVLRNTWAKERLQNGVWIRRIFISGTHDSGFEKIRLNRLLEFEQRKHKDILQWDFHDSFFNLTLKQILFLEWMERNCPHVHYLLNGDDDVFANTNNMVVYLQNFKEGGRKHLFAGHLIQYVGPIREKWSKYYVPVQVHEPEKYPPYCGGGGFLLSGYTARIIYKMSHNITILPIDDVYMGLCLQQGGLRPESHPGVRTAGLYVIDKEADRYDPCYFREMLLVHRFLSVHMYVMWNSLQDPNLDCTNYYKGH